From Prionailurus viverrinus isolate Anna chromosome B2, UM_Priviv_1.0, whole genome shotgun sequence, the proteins below share one genomic window:
- the CITED2 gene encoding cbp/p300-interacting transactivator 2, whose product MADHMMAMNHGRFPDGTNGLHHHPAHRMGMGQFPSPHHHQQQQPQHAFNALMGEHIHYGAGNMNATSGIRHAMGPGTVNGGHPPSALAPAARFNNSQFMGPPVASQGGSLPASMQLQKLNNQYFNHHPYPHNHYMPDLHPAAGHQMNGTNQHFRDCNPKHSGGSSTPGGSGGSSTPGGSGGTSGGGAGSGNSGGGSGGGSGSNMPASVAHVPAAMLPPNVIDTDFIDEEVLMSLVIEMGLDRIKELPELWLGQNEFDFMTDFVCKQQPSRVSC is encoded by the coding sequence ATGGCAGACCATATGATGGCCATGAACCACGGGCGCTTCCCCGACGGCACCAACGGGCTGCACCACCACCCTGCCCATCGCATGGGCATGGGGCAGTTCCCGAGCCCCCatcaccaccagcagcagcagccccaaCACGCCTTCAACGCCCTGATGGGCGAGCACATACACTACGGCGCGGGCAACATGAATGCCACGAGCGGCATCAGGCACGCGATGGGGCCGGGGACTGTGAACGGAGGGCACCCCCCGAGCGCGCTGGCCCCCGCGGCCCGGTTTAACAACTCCCAGTTCATGGGCCCCCCGGTGGCCAGCCAGGGAGGCTCCCTGCCGGCCAGCATGCAGCTGCAGAAGCTCAACAACCAGTATTTCAACCATCACCCCTACCCCCACAACCACTACATGCCGGATTTGCACCCTGCTGCAGGCCACCAGATGAACGGGACAAACCAGCACTTCCGAGATTGCAACCCCAAGCACAGCGGCGGCAGCAGCACCCCCGGCGGCTCCGGTGGCAGCAGCACCCCCGGCGGCTCCGGCGGCACCTCGGGTGGTGGCGCGGGCAGCGGCAatagcggcggcggcagcggcggcggcagcggcagcaaCATGCCCGCCTCCGTGGCCCACGTCCCTGCTGCAATGCTGCCGCCCAATGTCATAGACACTGATTTCATCGACGAGGAAGTGCTTATGTCCTTAGTGATAGAAATGGGTTTGGACCGCATCAAGGAGCTGCCGGAACTCTGGCTGGGGCAAAACGAGTTTGATTTTATGACGGACTTCGTGTGCAAACAGCAGCCCAGCAGAGTAAGCTGTTGA